TTTCCGGTTTCCGAGCTGAAGCAGGCGGCTTCGTGGATAAACGGAATGAAAAATGCTCAAATCTGCATTACCGGGGGGAAAGCGGCTTTATTGGCTTCCTACTTGGACACAGCGCCGGCGGAAATCGTGGAATTCGAGGCGTCAAGCAGCGGCGTTCGCTATTTGCTGGCCCGGAACGCGATGTCCCAAACGGAGTTTGTGTTCACAAATGTGGGCACCGGTACGTCGATCCATCATTTGGAAAATGGGGGCCACCGCAGGGTGGGCGGCACAGGCGTCGGCGGCGGAACGATCATGGGGCTTTCCCGGCTGCTGACCGGCATAACCGATTATGAAACGATCGTATCGATGGCGGCAAAGGGCATGCGCGACCGGATCGATTTGAAAGTCAGCCATATTTACGAGGGAGCCGAGCCGCCGATTCCGGGCGATTTGACGGCCAGCAATTTCGGAAACC
This genomic window from Paenibacillus humicola contains:
- the coaW gene encoding type II pantothenate kinase — encoded protein: MIKVGIDAGGTLIKIAVMEKETTDYRKFPVSELKQAASWINGMKNAQICITGGKAALLASYLDTAPAEIVEFEASSSGVRYLLARNAMSQTEFVFTNVGTGTSIHHLENGGHRRVGGTGVGGGTIMGLSRLLTGITDYETIVSMAAKGMRDRIDLKVSHIYEGAEPPIPGDLTASNFGNLMSLHAEEQLSREDLLASVIGLVGETVATTSVLAAGQCGMSTIVFIGSSFIGNDLLKQVVERYTELRGAQARFLENGEYCGAIGALLSLA